A region of Cucumis melo cultivar AY chromosome 2, USDA_Cmelo_AY_1.0, whole genome shotgun sequence DNA encodes the following proteins:
- the LOC103493944 gene encoding two-component response regulator ARR5-like encodes MATVPDLFRRNNGLVGVSDESKQRSSGSTQLHVLAVDDSLVDRKVIERLLKISSCKVTVVESGRSALQYLGLDGETNSVQFSSGLKVNLIITDYSMPEMTGYELLKKIKESSAFREIPVVIMSSENILARIDSCLKEGAEEFIVKPVKLSDVKRLKDFIMEGENGGKKIDLKRKLHPDHDHNPLSPASLGPSMTAFDQCQGFKQRSPPSLQPSPIIRSSKKPRFLNGN; translated from the exons ATGGCGACGGTTCCTGATCTCTTCCGCCGCAACAACGGACTTGTAGGGGTTTCCGACGAGTCGAAACAGAGGAGTTCGGGTTCGACTCAGCTTCATGTTCTTGCTGTTGATGATAGTCTAGTTGATCGGAAGGTTATTGAGCGGTTGTTGAAGATCTCGTCATGTAAAG TGACTGTTGTTGAGAGTGGGAGAAGTGCTCTTCAGTATTTGGGTTTGGATGGGGAAACTAATTCTGTTCAGTTTAGTAGT GGCTTGAAGGTGAATCTCATTATTACAGATTACTCCATGCCTGAAATGACGGGATATGAACTGCTCAAGAAGATCAAG GAATCATCAGCTTTCAGGGAGATTCCTGTTGTGATAATGTCATCAGAGAATATTTTGGCTCGTATTGACAG TTGTTTAAAGGAAGGGGCTGAAGAATTCATAGTAAAGCCAGTGAAATTGTCTGATGTGAAACGATTGAAAGATTTCATTATGGAAGGAGAAAATGGAGGGAAGAAAATTGATCTTAAGAGGAAACTCCATCCCGATCATGATCACAACCCCTTGTCTCCGGCCTCTCTAGGGCCATCGATGACAGCTTTCGACCAATGCCAAGGATTTAAGCAACGATCGCCACCGTCATTACAACCGTCGCCGATCATACGTTCCTCAAAGAAACCTAGGTTCCTCAATGGCAACTAA
- the LOC103493942 gene encoding E2F transcription factor-like E2FE isoform X2 encodes MTAAQNPKNDSSAAEHSISSFLRLYDRDDIQLISLDNAASRLGVERRRIYDIVNVLESVGILCRKAKNQYRWIGYSGIPKALRQLKEEDSKGNSSAIDANDRSSLIDDEEETCSDLTSVSHDSISVISKSSTSVRCENRREKSLALLTQNFVKLFVCSSAHLISLDEAAKLLLGDGQNVSIMRSKVRRLYDIANVLAALHLIEKTQTDGTRKPAFKWLGWRSLVENCRAGKLIRCDSNKRSFGSDITNNNLKRNRMPYSFDLNKSPNSQQQRHVQLEGCGVEVTGGDLERDLNSKSFKFGPFSPSVRVEARASKIEAKQSRNNWVSLASTYCPQYQNQGMFHSSFSFKNSNSLTFEDKSNHTSSFHSHDFAALRELFSHYKEAWNLWYSEKKNKSLKHNS; translated from the exons ATGACAGCAGCACAGAATCCGAAGAACGATTCATCGGCAGCAGAGCATAGCATTAGCAG TTTTTTGAGACTGTATGATCGAGATGATATTCAGTTGATTAGCCTCGACAATGCCGCATCTCGGCTAG GTGTTGAAAGACGACGGATCTACGATATTGTTAACGTTTTAGAAAGCGTTGGT ATTCTGTGTAGAAAAGCGAAGAATCAATATCGTTGGATAGGATATTCTGGCATTCCTAAAGCACTACGGCAACTTAAG GAAGAAGATTCGAAGGGAAACAGCTCCGCTATAGATGCCAATGACCGTTCAAGT TTGatagatgatgaagaagaaacaTGTTCAGATCTCACATCTGTGAGCCATGATTCAATCTCTGTCATATCTAAATCTTCAACGTCAGTGAGATGTG AGAATCGGAGGGAAAAATCTCTAGCACTATTAACGCAGAATTTCGTCAAGCTCTTTGTCTGCTCTAGC GCCCATCTGATTTCACTTGACGAAGCTGCAAAATTACTGCTTGGTGATGGTCAAAATGTATCAATAATGAGAA GCAAAGTCAGACGCCTCTACGACATCGCGAATGTGTTGGCAGCACTTCATCTTATTGAAAAG ACACAAACCGATGGTACTAGAAAGCCTGCGTTCAAGTGGCTAGGATGGAGAAGTTTAGTCGAAAATTGTCGTGCAGGCAAACTGATTCGATGTGATTCAAATAAAAGGAGCTTCGGAAGCGATATAACTAACAACAACTTGAAGAGAAACAGAATGCCATATTCATTTGATCTGAATAAGAGCCCTAATTCCCAGCAACAACGGCACGTGCAGCTTGAGGGTTGTGGGGTTGAAGTAACCGGGGGCGATTTAGAGAGGGATCTGAATTCTAAGAGCTTCAAATTTGGACCCTTTTCACCCAGTGTTAGAGTGGAAGCTAGAGCATCAAAAATTGAAGCAAAACAGAGTCGTAATAACTGGGTGAGCCTCGCCTCGACTTACTGTCCTCAGTATCAGAATCAAGGTATGTTCCATTCTAGTTTCTCTTTCAAGAACTCAAATTCACTAActtttgaagataaaagtaATCATACAAGTAGTTTCCATTCACATGATTTTGCAGCTTTAAGAGAATTATTCTCCCATTACAAAGAAGCATGGAACTTATGGTactctgaaaaaaaaaacaaatcccTGAAGCATAATTCTTGA
- the LOC103493942 gene encoding E2F transcription factor-like E2FE isoform X4: MAANLHLPVPDSSSNAYSRKQKSLGLLCSNFLRLYDRDDIQLISLDNAASRLGVERRRIYDIVNVLESVGILCRKAKNQYRWIGYSGIPKALRQLKEEDSKGNSSAIDANDRSSLIDDEEETCSDLTSVSHDSISVISKSSTSVRCENRREKSLALLTQNFVKLFVCSSAHLISLDEAAKLLLGDGQNVSIMRSKVRRLYDIANVLAALHLIEKTQTDGTRKPAFKWLGWRSLVENCRAGKLIRCDSNKRSFGSDITNNNLKRNRMPYSFDLNKSPNSQQQRHVQLEGCGVEVTGGDLERDLNSKSFKFGPFSPSVRVEARASKIEAKQSRNNWVSLASTYCPQYQNQAWDLLLTNIYQV; encoded by the exons ATGGCCGCCAATCTTCATCTTCCAGTACCTGACTCTTCTTCAAACGCTTACAGCCGGAAGCAGAAATCTCTCGGCCTCCTCTGCTCCAA TTTTTTGAGACTGTATGATCGAGATGATATTCAGTTGATTAGCCTCGACAATGCCGCATCTCGGCTAG GTGTTGAAAGACGACGGATCTACGATATTGTTAACGTTTTAGAAAGCGTTGGT ATTCTGTGTAGAAAAGCGAAGAATCAATATCGTTGGATAGGATATTCTGGCATTCCTAAAGCACTACGGCAACTTAAG GAAGAAGATTCGAAGGGAAACAGCTCCGCTATAGATGCCAATGACCGTTCAAGT TTGatagatgatgaagaagaaacaTGTTCAGATCTCACATCTGTGAGCCATGATTCAATCTCTGTCATATCTAAATCTTCAACGTCAGTGAGATGTG AGAATCGGAGGGAAAAATCTCTAGCACTATTAACGCAGAATTTCGTCAAGCTCTTTGTCTGCTCTAGC GCCCATCTGATTTCACTTGACGAAGCTGCAAAATTACTGCTTGGTGATGGTCAAAATGTATCAATAATGAGAA GCAAAGTCAGACGCCTCTACGACATCGCGAATGTGTTGGCAGCACTTCATCTTATTGAAAAG ACACAAACCGATGGTACTAGAAAGCCTGCGTTCAAGTGGCTAGGATGGAGAAGTTTAGTCGAAAATTGTCGTGCAGGCAAACTGATTCGATGTGATTCAAATAAAAGGAGCTTCGGAAGCGATATAACTAACAACAACTTGAAGAGAAACAGAATGCCATATTCATTTGATCTGAATAAGAGCCCTAATTCCCAGCAACAACGGCACGTGCAGCTTGAGGGTTGTGGGGTTGAAGTAACCGGGGGCGATTTAGAGAGGGATCTGAATTCTAAGAGCTTCAAATTTGGACCCTTTTCACCCAGTGTTAGAGTGGAAGCTAGAGCATCAAAAATTGAAGCAAAACAGAGTCGTAATAACTGGGTGAGCCTCGCCTCGACTTACTGTCCTCAGTATCAGAATCAAG ctTGGGATCTCTTGTTAACCAACATCTATCAAGTATAG
- the LOC103493942 gene encoding E2F transcription factor-like E2FE isoform X1: MAANLHLPVPDSSSNAYSRKQKSLGLLCSNFLRLYDRDDIQLISLDNAASRLGVERRRIYDIVNVLESVGILCRKAKNQYRWIGYSGIPKALRQLKEEDSKGNSSAIDANDRSSLIDDEEETCSDLTSVSHDSISVISKSSTSVRCENRREKSLALLTQNFVKLFVCSSAHLISLDEAAKLLLGDGQNVSIMRSKVRRLYDIANVLAALHLIEKTQTDGTRKPAFKWLGWRSLVENCRAGKLIRCDSNKRSFGSDITNNNLKRNRMPYSFDLNKSPNSQQQRHVQLEGCGVEVTGGDLERDLNSKSFKFGPFSPSVRVEARASKIEAKQSRNNWVSLASTYCPQYQNQGMFHSSFSFKNSNSLTFEDKSNHTSSFHSHDFAALRELFSHYKEAWNLWYSEKKNKSLKHNS, from the exons ATGGCCGCCAATCTTCATCTTCCAGTACCTGACTCTTCTTCAAACGCTTACAGCCGGAAGCAGAAATCTCTCGGCCTCCTCTGCTCCAA TTTTTTGAGACTGTATGATCGAGATGATATTCAGTTGATTAGCCTCGACAATGCCGCATCTCGGCTAG GTGTTGAAAGACGACGGATCTACGATATTGTTAACGTTTTAGAAAGCGTTGGT ATTCTGTGTAGAAAAGCGAAGAATCAATATCGTTGGATAGGATATTCTGGCATTCCTAAAGCACTACGGCAACTTAAG GAAGAAGATTCGAAGGGAAACAGCTCCGCTATAGATGCCAATGACCGTTCAAGT TTGatagatgatgaagaagaaacaTGTTCAGATCTCACATCTGTGAGCCATGATTCAATCTCTGTCATATCTAAATCTTCAACGTCAGTGAGATGTG AGAATCGGAGGGAAAAATCTCTAGCACTATTAACGCAGAATTTCGTCAAGCTCTTTGTCTGCTCTAGC GCCCATCTGATTTCACTTGACGAAGCTGCAAAATTACTGCTTGGTGATGGTCAAAATGTATCAATAATGAGAA GCAAAGTCAGACGCCTCTACGACATCGCGAATGTGTTGGCAGCACTTCATCTTATTGAAAAG ACACAAACCGATGGTACTAGAAAGCCTGCGTTCAAGTGGCTAGGATGGAGAAGTTTAGTCGAAAATTGTCGTGCAGGCAAACTGATTCGATGTGATTCAAATAAAAGGAGCTTCGGAAGCGATATAACTAACAACAACTTGAAGAGAAACAGAATGCCATATTCATTTGATCTGAATAAGAGCCCTAATTCCCAGCAACAACGGCACGTGCAGCTTGAGGGTTGTGGGGTTGAAGTAACCGGGGGCGATTTAGAGAGGGATCTGAATTCTAAGAGCTTCAAATTTGGACCCTTTTCACCCAGTGTTAGAGTGGAAGCTAGAGCATCAAAAATTGAAGCAAAACAGAGTCGTAATAACTGGGTGAGCCTCGCCTCGACTTACTGTCCTCAGTATCAGAATCAAGGTATGTTCCATTCTAGTTTCTCTTTCAAGAACTCAAATTCACTAActtttgaagataaaagtaATCATACAAGTAGTTTCCATTCACATGATTTTGCAGCTTTAAGAGAATTATTCTCCCATTACAAAGAAGCATGGAACTTATGGTactctgaaaaaaaaaacaaatcccTGAAGCATAATTCTTGA
- the LOC103493942 gene encoding E2F transcription factor-like E2FE isoform X3, with product MAANLHLPVPDSSSNAYSRKQKSLGLLCSNFLRLYDRDDIQLISLDNAASRLGVERRRIYDIVNVLESVGILCRKAKNQYRWIGYSGIPKALRQLKEEDSKGNSSAIDANDRSSLIDDEEETCSDLTSVSHDSISVISKSSTSVRCENRREKSLALLTQNFVKLFVCSSAHLISLDEAAKLLLGDGQNVSIMRSKVRRLYDIANVLAALHLIEKTQTDGTRKPAFKWLGWRSLVENCRAGKLIRCDSNKRSFGSDITNNNLKRNRMPYSFDLNKSPNSQQQRHVQLEGCGVEVTGGDLERDLNSKSFKFGPFSPSVRVEARASKIEAKQSRNNWVSLASTYCPQYQNQALRELFSHYKEAWNLWYSEKKNKSLKHNS from the exons ATGGCCGCCAATCTTCATCTTCCAGTACCTGACTCTTCTTCAAACGCTTACAGCCGGAAGCAGAAATCTCTCGGCCTCCTCTGCTCCAA TTTTTTGAGACTGTATGATCGAGATGATATTCAGTTGATTAGCCTCGACAATGCCGCATCTCGGCTAG GTGTTGAAAGACGACGGATCTACGATATTGTTAACGTTTTAGAAAGCGTTGGT ATTCTGTGTAGAAAAGCGAAGAATCAATATCGTTGGATAGGATATTCTGGCATTCCTAAAGCACTACGGCAACTTAAG GAAGAAGATTCGAAGGGAAACAGCTCCGCTATAGATGCCAATGACCGTTCAAGT TTGatagatgatgaagaagaaacaTGTTCAGATCTCACATCTGTGAGCCATGATTCAATCTCTGTCATATCTAAATCTTCAACGTCAGTGAGATGTG AGAATCGGAGGGAAAAATCTCTAGCACTATTAACGCAGAATTTCGTCAAGCTCTTTGTCTGCTCTAGC GCCCATCTGATTTCACTTGACGAAGCTGCAAAATTACTGCTTGGTGATGGTCAAAATGTATCAATAATGAGAA GCAAAGTCAGACGCCTCTACGACATCGCGAATGTGTTGGCAGCACTTCATCTTATTGAAAAG ACACAAACCGATGGTACTAGAAAGCCTGCGTTCAAGTGGCTAGGATGGAGAAGTTTAGTCGAAAATTGTCGTGCAGGCAAACTGATTCGATGTGATTCAAATAAAAGGAGCTTCGGAAGCGATATAACTAACAACAACTTGAAGAGAAACAGAATGCCATATTCATTTGATCTGAATAAGAGCCCTAATTCCCAGCAACAACGGCACGTGCAGCTTGAGGGTTGTGGGGTTGAAGTAACCGGGGGCGATTTAGAGAGGGATCTGAATTCTAAGAGCTTCAAATTTGGACCCTTTTCACCCAGTGTTAGAGTGGAAGCTAGAGCATCAAAAATTGAAGCAAAACAGAGTCGTAATAACTGGGTGAGCCTCGCCTCGACTTACTGTCCTCAGTATCAGAATCAAG CTTTAAGAGAATTATTCTCCCATTACAAAGAAGCATGGAACTTATGGTactctgaaaaaaaaaacaaatcccTGAAGCATAATTCTTGA
- the LOC103493942 gene encoding E2F transcription factor-like E2FE isoform X5, translating to MAANLHLPVPDSSSNAYSRKQKSLGLLCSNFLRLYDRDDIQLISLDNAASRLGVERRRIYDIVNVLESVGILCRKAKNQYRWIGYSGIPKALRQLKEEDSKGNSSAIDANDRSSLIDDEEETCSDLTSVSHDSISVISKSSTSVRCENRREKSLALLTQNFVKLFVCSSAHLISLDEAAKLLLGDGQNVSIMRSKVRRLYDIANVLAALHLIEKTQTDGTRKPAFKWLGWRSLVENCRAGKLIRCDSNKRSFGSDITNNNLKRNRMPYSFDLNKSPNSQQQRHVQLEGCGVEVTGGDLERDLNSKSFKFGPFSPSVRVEARASKIEAKQSRNNWVSLASTYCPQYQNQASKCLRQI from the exons ATGGCCGCCAATCTTCATCTTCCAGTACCTGACTCTTCTTCAAACGCTTACAGCCGGAAGCAGAAATCTCTCGGCCTCCTCTGCTCCAA TTTTTTGAGACTGTATGATCGAGATGATATTCAGTTGATTAGCCTCGACAATGCCGCATCTCGGCTAG GTGTTGAAAGACGACGGATCTACGATATTGTTAACGTTTTAGAAAGCGTTGGT ATTCTGTGTAGAAAAGCGAAGAATCAATATCGTTGGATAGGATATTCTGGCATTCCTAAAGCACTACGGCAACTTAAG GAAGAAGATTCGAAGGGAAACAGCTCCGCTATAGATGCCAATGACCGTTCAAGT TTGatagatgatgaagaagaaacaTGTTCAGATCTCACATCTGTGAGCCATGATTCAATCTCTGTCATATCTAAATCTTCAACGTCAGTGAGATGTG AGAATCGGAGGGAAAAATCTCTAGCACTATTAACGCAGAATTTCGTCAAGCTCTTTGTCTGCTCTAGC GCCCATCTGATTTCACTTGACGAAGCTGCAAAATTACTGCTTGGTGATGGTCAAAATGTATCAATAATGAGAA GCAAAGTCAGACGCCTCTACGACATCGCGAATGTGTTGGCAGCACTTCATCTTATTGAAAAG ACACAAACCGATGGTACTAGAAAGCCTGCGTTCAAGTGGCTAGGATGGAGAAGTTTAGTCGAAAATTGTCGTGCAGGCAAACTGATTCGATGTGATTCAAATAAAAGGAGCTTCGGAAGCGATATAACTAACAACAACTTGAAGAGAAACAGAATGCCATATTCATTTGATCTGAATAAGAGCCCTAATTCCCAGCAACAACGGCACGTGCAGCTTGAGGGTTGTGGGGTTGAAGTAACCGGGGGCGATTTAGAGAGGGATCTGAATTCTAAGAGCTTCAAATTTGGACCCTTTTCACCCAGTGTTAGAGTGGAAGCTAGAGCATCAAAAATTGAAGCAAAACAGAGTCGTAATAACTGGGTGAGCCTCGCCTCGACTTACTGTCCTCAGTATCAGAATCAAG CTTCGAAGTGTCTGCGCCAAATCTAA